The Apium graveolens cultivar Ventura chromosome 6, ASM990537v1, whole genome shotgun sequence genome contains a region encoding:
- the LOC141668590 gene encoding uncharacterized protein LOC141668590, with the protein MDDSCAVCAETLEWTAYGSCGHREVCSTCVARLRFVCDNQNCCICKSNLNSIFVTKALGEYTSVINDFSVFPSEPKEGKVGLYWYHEGTHAFFDDIDHYKTVKAMCRLSCIICDKMHEQGNGNKRKGNFKNIDHLKEHLSYRHKLVMCNLCLESRKIFICEQKLYTKEQLNQHMNTGDSEIDGTEAERGGFMGHPMCEFCRNPFYGENELYTHMSTEHYTCHICQRQHPGHFEYYRNYDELEIHFRTDHMLCEDEGCLAKKFIVFATDSEMKRHNAMEHGGRMSRSKRNAVLQIPTSFRYERSTEQDRHRRGRSSHSNSYDIELSRAVQASLEITDANNHASSSGFEVIPNIRAAAENDSKFRPLELLSSSELEPSSSYHHQQGQTTRNVPPEVSSFPPLPVSTRNNQQNLRSKGKGSGKNSMAARLRRQNNVGVLHSAQAWTSVNLQPTATSSSASHSRLTSTSGHKPSPGSSNSSLSKPASESILLRHDNAISENRTNYKSVSASSDSSTLSDSRKVNHSASEPNLVARGSPSSGPNFPPVSVTKTKNSTTSNQLLVKVEETKAANKFLVERIRAGLQFDEERYAVFKILSGEYRQGLISTSEYVAYVHQFGLSHLLSELARLCPDAQKQKELFEASKISLLRGSSSEISAAMNNGHLKEQKTSRRGKEKLLGVETSTKPGVADKFICSARVLHSGHRPPEEDIEILETDGYRFMKGKSKLSVADEPPHSGSSIKFPVENTLPDDSTSICSSSKKTGDGNKPRKKTSKFHRVRLGEDSPAALLGLTHSESTPDLSRQKPSQSNDTSRKLAAGGVWQNGGGKKLVAILK; encoded by the exons ATGGATGATAGTTGTGCGGTCTGTGCTGAGACTCTCGAGTGGACTGCCTATGGATCGTGTGGACATCGTGAGGTCTGCTCTACTTGTGTTGCGCGGCTTAGATTCGTTTGTGATAATCAGAACTGTTGCATCTGCAAGTCCAACCTTAATTCTATCTTTGTGACCAAG GCACTGGGGGAATATACAAGTGTGATCAATGACTTCTCAGTTTTTCCTTCTGAGCCTAAAGAAGGTAAAGTTGGCTTATATTGGTATCATGAAGGCACACATGCATTTTTTGATGATATTGACCACTACAAGACGGTCAAAGCTATGTGTAGGCTTTCATGCATCATTTGCGACAAAATGCATGAACAAGGaaatggaaataaaagaaaaggaaattttaAAAACATTGACCACTTAAAGGAACACTTATCGTATCGCCATAAGCTGGTTATGTGCAATCTCTGTCTAGAAAGCAGAAAG ATCTTTATATGTGAACAAAAGTTGTATACTAAAGAACAACTAAATCAGCATATGAACACTGGTGACTCAGAGATCGATGGCACTGAAGCTGAAAGAGGTGGTTTCATGGGACATCCCATGTGTGAGTTCTGCAGAAACCCATTTTATGGGGAAAATGAGCTATATACCCATATGTCTACCGAACATTATACCTGTCATATATGTCAAAG GCAGCATCCGGGACATTTCGAATACTATAGGAACTATGATGAGTTGGAG ATCCATTTTCGTACTGACCACATGCTTTGTGAAGATGAAGGTTGCCTTGCAAAGAAGTTCATTGTATTTGCAACTGATTCTGAAATGAAG AGACATAATGCCATGGAACATGGAGGACGGATGTCTAGATCCAAGCGTAATGCTGTGTTGCAG ATACCGACGAGTTTCAGGTATGAAAGAAGTACTGAGCAAGACCGTCATCGAAGAGGACGCAGTTCCCATTCCAATAGTTATGACATTGAACTTTCCAGAGCAGTTCAAGCTAGCCTTGAGATAACTGATGCCAATAATCATGCTAGCTCATCTGGTTTTGAAGTTATACCCAATATTAGAGCAGCAGCAGAAAATGATTCAAAATTTAGGCCACTTGAATTATTGTCTAGCAGTGAGTTGGAGCCATCATCAAGTTACCATCATCAACAGGGACAGACTACCAGGAACGTCCCACCAGAAGTATCATCTTTTCCTCCACTCCCTGTGTCTACTAGAAATAATCAGCAGAACTTAAGAAGCAAAGGAAAAGGGTCAGGGAAAAACAGTATGGCTGCTCGCCTTCGTCGCCAGAACAATGTGGGAGTCCTCCATTCAGCTCAAGCTTGGACGTCAGTAAATCTTCAACCCACAGCAACATCCAGTAGTGCTTCACATTCACGCCTGACATCAACTTCAGGACATAAGCCTTCCCCTGGTTCTTCCAATTCCTCCCTCAGTAAGCCTGCCTCTGAAAGCATACTTCTGCGACATGATAATGCAATATCTGAAAATAGGACGAACTATAAGAGTGTATCAGCGAGTTCTGACTCGAGTACTCTTAGTGACTCAAGAAAGGTTAACCACTCTGCCTCTGAACCGAACCTTGTGGCAAGAGGTTCACCTTCTTCTGGACCTAATTTTCCACCTGTTTCTGTAACAAAGACAAAAAATTCGACCACTAGTAACCAACTGTTGGTTAAGGTGGAAGAAACTAAAGCTGCTAACAAGTTTCTAGTTGAAAGAATCCGTGCTGGTTTACAATTTGACGAAGAACGATACGCTGTTTTCAAAATATTATCTGGAGAATATCGACAGGGTTTGATTAGTACATCTGAGTATGTTGCATATGTGCATCAGTTTGGCTTGTCACATCTTCTCTCTGAACTAGCTAGACTTTGTCCTGATGCTCAGAAGCAAAAAGAGCTATTTGAGGCTTCAAAGATCAGTTTACTGAGGGGCAGCTCTTCTGAAATTAGTGCAGCTATGAACAACGGTCACTTAAAAGAACAAAAAACTTCCAGGAGAGGGAAGGAGAAGCTTTTGGGAGTTGAGACGAGTACTAAACCTGGTGTCGCTGACAAGTTTATATGCAGTGCAAGGGTATTGCATTCAGGTCACAGACCACCTGAAGAAGACATAGAGATCTTAGAAACAGATGGGTATCGTTTTATGAAAGGTAAGTCTAAGCTGTCAGTGGCTGATGAACCGCCTCACTCTGGTTCTTCTATTAAGTTCCCAGTTGAAAACACTCTCCCAGATGACTCTACGTCAATATGTAGCAGCTCAAAAAAGACTGGAGACGGGAACAAGCCTCGTAAAAAAACCTCGAAGTTTCACAGGGTTCGCCTTGGCGAGGATTCACCTGCAGCACTTCTAGGTCTGACTCATTCTGAATCTACTCCTGATCTGTCCCGACAAAAACCATCTCAAAGTAATGACACTTCAAGAAAGTTGGCGGCTGGTGGGGTCTGGCAAAATGGGGGAGGCAAGAAACTAGTGGCAATTTTGAAATAA